The Clostridium sporogenes genome contains a region encoding:
- a CDS encoding BBE domain-containing protein — MTMGVIINLFSYWTRAYYGRNFNLLTQVKGKYDYENIFRFPQSIPHATECD, encoded by the coding sequence ATGACTATGGGAGTAATTATTAACTTATTTTCATATTGGACAAGGGCTTACTATGGTAGAAACTTTAATCTACTGACCCAAGTTAAGGGCAAATACGATTATGAGAATATATTTAGATTCCCACAAAGTATACCGCATGCAACTGAATGTGACTAA
- a CDS encoding PEP/pyruvate-binding domain-containing protein, with the protein MIYYILPLAHKQATLEMVGGKGMSLSKLMTAGIPVPDGFHVTTASYQSFVEMNRIEPHINKLLDGIDSNNTSQLEDVSTQIGMLFHNGEMPQEVSAAIKTAYAGLGNIAVAVRSSATAEDLPDASFAGQQETYLNIQGENEVLAAVKRCWASLWTARAIAYRVKNDIKQEIVALAVVVQKLAFSDASGVMFTVNPINGRRSEMIINAAWGLGESVVSSLVTPDTIVVDKNAERIVSYEVANKEIMTVRTSDGTEEIPVPERLRKKHALTRNQVMRLTKLGKKIEKYYQMPMDVEWALEKDKLYIVQARPITVLPPEWTLPEKDVIYTKGSLAEHLPNPVTPLFATLGLEIVNRASALLWVDMFGKSAKKLLPENGAYTIINGYVYLSAKSKPLLIAVKSLSLRSLRRALTNSVARWEAARKEFEDVIKQWEEKPMHMLNAHQIMEGIQTVFYAACIYFTRIQLTLPAASISETLFTKLFQGAARRAGMTDTSVFLLGFDTIALQAEKNLWSLSEWVKQNSTLNLYLQNNTTTKIAEDFMSSVLPAEVSQEVWIEWKNRINQYFKEFGRTAYEFDFAYSTPQETLTPTFESIKTFVEGKGESPFLRQATFEKRRKQAEEEILQHIGSSRKKLFLKLLHWAQQTAPMRENAIYLMGMGHPLIRRMFQEISARLIRGGVTSHLDDIYWLTKSELEKLIVQLDENIPLSDRSKAILARKTELKKYQGYVSPAQLPEKNAKSTSHAPQKQKDGKTVLRGIGTSSGVVTARACVLNSPADFENFQPGSVLVAVTTTPAWTPLFASASAIVTDIGGPLSHSSIVAREYGIPAVMATHTATRSIESGQMITVDGYEGTVTING; encoded by the coding sequence ATGATTTATTATATCCTACCATTGGCGCATAAACAGGCAACCCTTGAAATGGTCGGCGGAAAGGGTATGTCTTTATCAAAACTTATGACAGCGGGCATCCCTGTGCCAGACGGCTTTCATGTTACGACTGCTTCATACCAGAGTTTTGTTGAGATGAACCGTATTGAGCCTCACATTAATAAGTTGCTGGACGGTATTGATTCCAACAATACCAGCCAGCTTGAAGATGTTTCTACGCAGATTGGGATGCTTTTCCATAATGGAGAAATGCCGCAGGAAGTGTCGGCGGCAATTAAAACCGCTTATGCTGGATTAGGAAACATCGCGGTAGCTGTCCGTTCCTCCGCGACCGCCGAGGATTTGCCCGACGCTTCTTTTGCGGGCCAGCAGGAAACCTATCTTAACATACAAGGTGAGAATGAAGTCCTTGCCGCTGTAAAGCGGTGCTGGGCTTCCCTGTGGACAGCACGCGCTATTGCTTACCGCGTGAAGAATGATATAAAGCAGGAGATTGTCGCGCTTGCTGTTGTAGTACAAAAGCTTGCGTTTTCCGATGCGTCTGGCGTTATGTTTACGGTAAACCCTATCAATGGCAGACGTAGCGAAATGATTATTAACGCCGCGTGGGGACTTGGCGAATCGGTGGTTTCCAGCTTAGTCACCCCTGATACAATCGTTGTAGATAAAAACGCCGAACGAATTGTATCGTATGAAGTAGCAAACAAAGAGATCATGACGGTTCGCACCTCAGATGGAACGGAAGAAATCCCAGTTCCTGAACGGTTGAGGAAAAAACATGCTCTTACCCGCAATCAAGTCATGCGGTTGACAAAGCTTGGGAAGAAAATTGAGAAGTATTATCAAATGCCTATGGATGTAGAGTGGGCACTGGAAAAAGATAAATTGTATATTGTTCAGGCTCGCCCCATTACTGTCCTGCCGCCCGAATGGACGTTACCGGAAAAGGATGTTATATACACAAAAGGCAGTCTGGCGGAACACTTGCCAAATCCTGTTACGCCCTTGTTCGCCACGCTTGGCCTTGAAATCGTCAACCGTGCGTCGGCGCTTTTATGGGTAGATATGTTTGGTAAAAGCGCGAAAAAGCTACTGCCAGAAAACGGAGCATATACGATTATTAACGGATATGTTTATCTTTCTGCCAAATCAAAGCCACTTTTGATTGCTGTCAAATCCCTTTCGCTCCGCTCTTTGCGCCGGGCGCTCACGAACAGCGTTGCACGCTGGGAAGCGGCACGAAAAGAATTTGAGGATGTGATTAAACAATGGGAAGAAAAGCCCATGCATATGCTGAACGCTCATCAAATAATGGAGGGGATTCAGACTGTATTTTATGCCGCGTGTATTTATTTCACAAGGATTCAGCTTACATTGCCCGCCGCCTCTATCAGCGAAACATTATTTACAAAATTATTTCAGGGAGCGGCTCGCCGCGCTGGTATGACAGATACTTCTGTTTTCCTGCTTGGATTTGATACGATTGCTCTGCAAGCGGAAAAGAACCTGTGGAGCCTCTCGGAATGGGTAAAGCAAAATAGCACCCTCAACCTTTATCTGCAAAACAATACGACAACAAAGATAGCGGAAGATTTTATGTCCTCAGTTCTGCCTGCCGAAGTTTCGCAGGAAGTATGGATAGAATGGAAAAATCGAATCAATCAGTATTTTAAAGAGTTTGGTCGTACCGCTTATGAATTTGATTTTGCGTATTCCACACCGCAGGAAACACTTACACCAACCTTTGAATCCATAAAAACATTTGTGGAAGGAAAAGGGGAAAGTCCTTTTTTACGTCAAGCCACATTTGAAAAGCGTAGGAAACAGGCAGAAGAAGAAATTTTACAACATATAGGTAGCTCACGCAAAAAACTGTTTTTGAAGTTGCTCCATTGGGCGCAGCAAACCGCCCCTATGCGTGAAAATGCTATTTATTTGATGGGAATGGGGCATCCGCTGATTCGCCGGATGTTTCAGGAAATTTCAGCCCGCCTTATACGTGGCGGAGTTACTTCGCATCTGGATGATATTTACTGGCTCACAAAATCGGAATTGGAAAAACTCATAGTACAGTTAGACGAAAATATACCTTTATCCGATAGAAGCAAGGCGATACTTGCGCGAAAAACGGAACTAAAAAAATACCAGGGGTATGTGTCGCCAGCTCAGTTACCTGAGAAGAATGCAAAAAGCACATCACATGCACCACAGAAACAAAAAGATGGAAAAACCGTGTTGAGGGGTATAGGAACCAGTTCTGGTGTTGTGACAGCTCGCGCCTGTGTACTGAATAGTCCGGCAGATTTTGAAAATTTCCAACCGGGAAGTGTATTGGTTGCTGTTACTACAACTCCCGCTTGGACACCCTTGTTTGCCTCTGCAAGTGCAATTGTAACGGATATTGGCGGTCCTCTCAGTCATTCAAGCATTGTTGCACGGGAATATGGTATCCCTGCTGTTATGGCGACACACACCGCCACGAGAAGCATTGAAAGTGGACAAATGATAACGGTGGACGGTTATGAGGGAACGGTGACGATTAATGGATAA
- a CDS encoding TetR/AcrR family transcriptional regulator: MPKGIMLTPEQQAERREEIIGVALRLIEKNGFQKTSMREIAVLANMGKSSLYDFFKTKDEIVVYAVEKKIEETIQKVHRIIADESSPEQCLRKIMLNHLGVPKQYRTVLMWLNTESDYLEEEYRKRLKAARYAYQDIIKSVIENGVTAGIFRKTNADLMARLLINSVIAIIYTSRPSASPEKMLDETMNIFLHGIMNDGGELL, encoded by the coding sequence ATGCCAAAAGGAATTATGCTTACCCCCGAACAACAAGCAGAGCGCCGGGAAGAAATAATCGGTGTTGCTTTGCGGCTCATAGAGAAAAATGGATTCCAAAAAACATCAATGCGGGAAATCGCGGTTTTAGCAAACATGGGAAAGTCCAGTCTGTATGATTTTTTCAAAACGAAAGACGAGATTGTTGTATACGCAGTTGAGAAAAAAATAGAAGAAACAATTCAAAAGGTTCATAGAATTATTGCTGATGAATCTTCGCCGGAACAGTGCCTTAGAAAAATCATGCTGAATCATCTTGGAGTACCAAAGCAGTATAGAACTGTGCTGATGTGGTTAAATACAGAATCTGACTACTTAGAAGAAGAATATCGAAAGCGGCTGAAAGCTGCGCGTTACGCATATCAGGATATTATAAAATCTGTGATTGAAAATGGAGTGACCGCAGGCATCTTTCGTAAAACGAATGCCGATCTTATGGCGCGTTTGTTAATTAACTCCGTTATAGCAATCATCTACACATCCCGACCATCAGCCAGTCCGGAAAAAATGCTTGATGAAACAATGAATATATTTCTACACGGAATTATGAATGATGGAGGTGAATTATTATGA
- a CDS encoding integrase core domain-containing protein gives MEGEDKFFYMLNIIDIFDRNIVDYHIGFHCEAKDATALLRKSLIIRDLFAEGATKPVIRTDNGPQFISYKFKECCEEFKLHHERIPVKTPNKNAHVESFHRILEDECFKNNEFQSYTEAYEIVNDFINFYNNRRLHSSLRYMTPNEFYHLYFGEQLTNIEVRV, from the coding sequence ATTGAAGGAGAAGATAAATTTTTCTATATGCTGAATATTATAGATATCTTCGATAGAAACATTGTAGATTATCATATAGGTTTTCATTGTGAAGCCAAGGATGCTACCGCATTATTAAGGAAAAGCCTAATTATAAGGGATCTATTTGCAGAAGGTGCTACAAAACCTGTTATAAGAACCGATAATGGTCCACAATTTATAAGCTATAAATTTAAAGAATGCTGTGAAGAGTTTAAATTACATCATGAAAGAATACCAGTAAAAACCCCAAATAAAAATGCACATGTGGAATCTTTCCACAGAATACTTGAAGATGAATGTTTTAAAAATAATGAATTTCAAAGCTATACGGAGGCATATGAAATAGTAAACGATTTTATAAATTTTTATAATAACAGAAGATTACACTCAAGTTTAAGGTATATGACTCCCAATGAATTTTACCACCTTTATTTTGGAGAACAGCTAACTAATATTGAGGTGAGGGTGTAA
- a CDS encoding IS3 family transposase, translated as MKDKVTVAKKYIEQNYNTVFVLKTVGLSRSTYYYNLSIEGKEKYKPVGGKPKGYSLTSKGEKICDDEIKEYILQAIEGDAINYGYRKIMHYLKREYGLIINHKKVYRLCKELDILKNQRAIKPKVKRSIAANRIITGSNQLWEMDIK; from the coding sequence ATTAAAGATAAAGTAACAGTAGCTAAAAAATATATAGAACAAAATTATAACACAGTTTTTGTTTTAAAGACAGTTGGTTTATCCAGATCTACATATTACTATAATTTAAGTATAGAGGGGAAAGAAAAATACAAGCCGGTAGGCGGTAAACCAAAGGGATATTCTTTAACTTCAAAAGGAGAAAAAATTTGTGATGATGAGATCAAAGAGTATATTTTACAAGCTATAGAAGGTGATGCTATAAATTATGGTTATAGGAAAATAATGCATTATCTAAAACGCGAATATGGACTTATTATAAATCATAAAAAAGTATATAGGCTATGCAAAGAACTTGATATCCTAAAGAATCAAAGGGCTATAAAACCTAAAGTTAAGCGGAGCATTGCTGCTAACAGAATTATAACAGGTTCAAACCAATTGTGGGAAATGGATATCAAATAA
- a CDS encoding transposase, with the protein MRGRSYTKELKESILNEVKEVGNVSLVSRKHGISKSTIFTWIKNSKQKDEIKVKPGRKALIEGKNNFEKEITEITQENDTLKKILGEKDLEIAILKDLIKKANPQLKIK; encoded by the coding sequence ATGAGAGGCAGAAGTTATACAAAAGAATTAAAAGAATCAATACTAAACGAGGTAAAGGAAGTTGGAAATGTTTCATTAGTTTCAAGAAAACATGGAATTTCAAAATCCACTATATTTACATGGATTAAAAATTCTAAACAAAAAGATGAAATTAAGGTGAAGCCAGGTAGAAAGGCTTTAATTGAGGGAAAAAATAACTTTGAAAAAGAAATAACAGAAATAACACAAGAAAATGATACTCTTAAAAAAATATTAGGAGAAAAGGATTTAGAAATAGCAATTCTTAAAGACTTAATAAAAAAAGCCAACCCTCAATTAAAGATAAAGTAA
- a CDS encoding leucine-rich repeat domain-containing protein: protein MKKKRIFLIIFCLIIITSTALIYNHNKTKVTPTEANIQKVQSEKNSSQNNVKNNKNSKNNSGNKKALEEEEKNDDSESKETEIPTIIKNNNSKNLDHVKNLDKISSLEIVDSSIEKIDKLKGKDNIKTLKIVHCNVKDLEVVSTLKNLENLEIVDCKLSNVSIVKDLKRLKRLDISNNEISNLNGLENLTNLKELYMANNNIANLKPIHNLLKLTNLDISDNKITSIKELKNMKSIKELNICNNNISNLEGIENMSKITGLWVSNNKLNNISILSDKNEIVNLALDNNKISDISTITNFKKLKSLKLDKNNISSYKPLKDIYKNLVDPDFSI, encoded by the coding sequence GTGAAGAAGAAAAGAATTTTTTTAATCATATTTTGTCTAATTATAATTACATCTACAGCTTTAATTTATAATCATAATAAAACTAAAGTTACTCCTACTGAGGCAAATATACAAAAAGTTCAGTCTGAAAAAAATTCATCTCAAAACAATGTAAAGAATAATAAAAATTCTAAAAATAATTCTGGTAATAAGAAAGCCCTTGAAGAAGAGGAAAAAAATGATGATTCAGAATCTAAGGAGACTGAAATACCTACTATTATTAAAAACAATAATTCAAAAAACTTAGACCATGTAAAAAATTTAGATAAAATATCCTCATTAGAAATTGTTGATAGTTCTATAGAAAAAATAGATAAATTAAAAGGAAAAGATAATATTAAAACTTTAAAAATAGTTCACTGCAATGTAAAGGATTTAGAGGTTGTATCTACATTAAAAAATCTTGAGAATTTAGAAATTGTAGATTGTAAATTAAGTAATGTATCCATAGTTAAAGATTTAAAAAGATTAAAAAGATTAGATATTAGCAATAATGAAATAAGTAATTTAAATGGATTAGAAAATCTAACAAATTTAAAAGAACTTTATATGGCAAACAATAATATAGCAAATCTAAAACCAATTCATAACTTACTTAAACTAACCAATTTAGATATTAGTGATAATAAAATTACTAGCATCAAAGAATTAAAAAATATGAAATCCATTAAAGAACTCAATATATGCAACAATAATATATCTAATTTAGAAGGAATAGAAAATATGAGCAAAATTACAGGTCTTTGGGTTAGTAATAATAAACTAAATAATATTTCTATACTTTCAGATAAAAATGAAATAGTAAATTTAGCACTAGATAATAATAAAATATCAGACATATCAACTATAACTAATTTTAAAAAATTGAAATCTCTGAAACTAGATAAAAATAATATATCAAGTTATAAACCATTAAAAGATATATATAAAAATCTAGTTGACCCAGATTTTTCAATATAA